In Balaenoptera musculus isolate JJ_BM4_2016_0621 chromosome 16, mBalMus1.pri.v3, whole genome shotgun sequence, the DNA window TTTAGGTTTTTAACAAAAACGTTTAacggttttgttttctttactgagGGGTGGAATGGGGGTTGGTGGGAGCAGATTTCTCACTTTTTCAGATTTCAACAAAAACATAACAGCTTCAGACTGCCTGTACATGAAGGGAAGAAGTAATTAAATCCAAATGTAATCTTCAGGCATTGTAAGAAGGCAGTTCTTACTGAATGCCAAATAGACTTTTCAGGTAGTGTTAGGTAGCAAACTTATCTTAAGACTCCACAGAAATTTTTAGACCTTAAATTATTTCTACAACCTAAAACTCACAGTTCCATGGAAAAAtactatacatatttaaattaaactCTGCACTTTGAAATCAAAAATTGACACATTTTCCAATGTTAGGGGTACGCGTGGCAGGGTGCAGGGGAGTAGACTATTGAAATTAATCATCTTTCAAAAGGCAATAACAGAATTAAAAGGTTGGATAAATTCAGTCatggttttcaaaattattttactataattGTGGCAGATTAAAAATGGCCACAGTTTCTTGGAGACAAGAGTCTATGTCCCCTCCCCTTAAATATGGGCTAAACTATGACTCCTTTGACCAGATTCCAGGCTAGCCTTAAAGGACTGCCAGCTCCTGCCTTGGTCTCTTGGAGCCCTGAGTTGCCATCTAAGAGGTCCAACTACCAGGCTGAGGAAACTACATGGAGAGGCCCTCAAactacacagagaaagagaggaaccCAGCTAAGCCAAGATTGCCAGCCACCACTACCAAAACACCAGGCAAATGAGTAAAGACAACTTGTACCCTCCACACCGGACCTGTTATCAGCTAAATACCTCCAAGTGATCCTAGTCAATAGCACATGGAGCGGAAGAATCAACCAGCTACTCCTGACCCACAAAACCATGAACTCTAATAAAATGgctgttcttttaagccactaaattttagTACAGAAAACCAAACTCattgtgaaaaatacattttgcattGCAACTAACACTCCataaatatacataatggaaACGTTTCACAAAGCAATACTTACCTTTACCATATTCAATGCATTgaccttttctattttccttttataaaataccACTTTTTCTACACCCAAATTGATTCATGATCTAGTTTGAAAAGCATTTTAATCTGTACTACTCACTTCACAGGTGCATACACAAATCTGGACAGAAACCTTAATAGGACCCAGGTGATCTGATTCCTAATACAAAGCTCTTTTTCCTTGCCCCATGCTAACAGCCCACAGGTTCATAATAAGAAGCTTCTCACAAACTCACATACACACCTCAGAGCTGAGTGAAAAGTTGAAAAGCAGAGATGTCTGATGTTGGAAGTTATGTAGAAATCAGAAATAGCTAAGAGGAATgagccttttccttttttatcactTCCCTTTACTTCCCCCCGTCTTTTCACAGATCTGTATTTTCCTACCCCTACTTCCTTTTTCCTATGGTTATCAAGCATTATAAAACTgaggtttttaaatattatttgaacttAATGAAATGTTATAGTCATATTCTTAAAAGTAGGCTAACTgaacattttatcatttctttaaaaatgttgctttttttttttttgtatgaggTCCAAGACTAATTGTGGCTGTAGGtcatttttaatgaaacagaatTCTCATCACTGCCATCTCAGATCTCgtagaacattttcataaaatttgaattaataatattaaaagattAACAGCTTTTTAGCAGATTACTAGTAATTGTTTCATATATAACAGGAGTATTTTTTGAAGCAAagggcttgcttttttttttttgatcacaCAAATCACTGTTGATTCCTGTTCTATTGTTTATACAATACCTGAATATTTGAGCTaatcactaaaaataaatcagattcaGGTTTGAATCCTATCTCTGCCACTTATTATATAATCTTGAGCATATTAAACTCTGTGAACAGTAAGAGTTATcccatataattataataattaataatgctAAGTCATAAGAttcaaattatcaatatcagggAAAATTTCAAAATCTCTGAAGTAAATAAAAACTTACCAGAAATTGTTCTCTTAACTAGAACATTTTGACTCTTAAACATAAGCAAAATTGGTTTGCCCAAGGCTTTTAACGGAAAACACAACCTGCTCAAAACTGAAGTTTAGTGAGTTAATCCATTACAAAGCATACAATTAAGTATATCCCACAAGGGGATATTTATtcttggtgggggtgggagggtacCTACATGTGTGAATAAGAGAACTTGAAAGACAAAAATCTAAACAAGGTTACTAAACACTAAACACATTACCAcagaatttctttaaatagtGTGCTTATCTAGCACATACAGAGTTCACTTTGACAAGTTCTCAATTTGTGTCTTCATAGTGTAATACAAACAGCAAGAAATGTGAATCAGATGTCCTGAGTGTAGAATGAGAGCTTAGTACTTAGGGatgcttaacttctctgggtctaTTTCCTCAGATGAAGGCAGTTACCTGGTGGCCTTGTGAGGAACCGTAAGAAAAGGTAAAAGTGCTTGACATATTCTTTAatatgttatttgtttgtttttaacatttatttatttatttggctgtaccaggtcttagttgcagcatgtgggatctagttccctgaccaaggatcgaacccgggcccctcgcattgggagcacggagtcctaaccactggaccaccaggaaagtcctaaatatggaccaccagggaagtcctaaatatgttatttttatctttaaaaaaaaaaaattgcctgttGCCTCGTTGCAGCCGAGAAAGCAACATGGGGCACCAGCAGCTCTACTGGAGCCATCCGAGAAAATTCGGCCAGGGTTCTCGTTCTTGCCGCGTCTGCTCAAACCGGCACGGTCTGATCCGGAAATACGGCCTCAATATGTGCCACCAGTGTTTCCGCCAGTACGCGAAGGACATCGGCTTCATTAAGTTGGACTAAGTGTGAACTTCTTGAATGGGTCATCACGCATATCTACCTTCCTCAGAAACAATAATAActctttgtatataaaataaaaattttaaaacttcaaaaaaaaaattaaacttcattTCTTGTTCTAGAAAGTAGGACAATGAGAAGTTATAAGCCTTCGGATCAAATTTCACCTCAGATACTTACTAGCTGTTACCTGATTGACATTTAACCTCACTGGGCTTCAATTCTCTAAACACAACCATGTAAATACAGACTTTGATTTTTAAGTACCTCCTCAGGCACCAACAATCTAAAGAGTCTAAAACATGTTCAAAGAGTTttcaaaaatcacatgaaattgTAAATTACCATCTCAAAGCCACATCTGGCTAATACTGAGATTTGCTGTTGTTTTCACACTTCAGCTCCATGATTTGTTGGAAACTTCAGCTATAGAAGATCCTACCCAACCTCAGGATTTGCACACCCAGCCATCTCCTCCCATTCCTGCTCCCACCAGCACTCCCTAGCAGTCTTTGGAAATACCAACGTAGCTTCTAAAAGGGAAAGGCTAAGAAAGCCTGCTTTAACCTGTTTTATGAGTATAAAGAAGCAATATCTTGACCAACAAGAAATCATTTAAAGAGCTCTGAATCTGACTTGATAGCTACAGGATACTAACAAGTTTTCTAAGGAATGTAGTTTATTCAAGCTTCACATAGAAGTGAGATCAAAggtctcgtgtgtgtgtgttttccattaGTGAAAAAATGTACTCCTTTTCCCTTATGTGTGCTGAATCTAGGGGAGGAATGCTACACAAATAGGGAAAGAGGGGTACTAACGAAGGGATTCCTGTCTAATGCAGGAGGCTGGGCAAAGATAACTTAACATTGCTCCCAATTCTAAGGACTTGTGAGTGTAAGtctagaaatttatatatttctctaCAGAGCATCTTTACAATATTCAAACTGAGGGATGAATATACCCAAAGAAGTCAAACCTACCATGTAGAGAAGAACCTAACTCCCgcaccttcaaaaaaaaaaaaaatcttttcaagctattttttactaaaatactatttttttttaaatactattttttaatactaaatatttaGTACTACCTAACTTAATAATGTAACtatgttttattataatatttcaaaTCTAAACAATCCAGCTCTGTACATCTGGATAAGCAAGTGCTATGTAAAACAAGACAAAGTAGAATTGTCAGTATACTTGAATGGGATCAACATGCTATCCCATGCTAAAATGTTATATAATCAGTTCATCTTGAGTATGTGAGAACAGAGACATAACCAAGGGTGTAAATCTGCATCACTTCTACAGCTTAACAGCTCTAATCTTCACCAAAACTAAGAACTAAAAATGATAGCTAAGGTCTCAGCTCTGCGTAGGAAAAACAATTTCTGAAAAACTCTGTTTTAGGAGGAACCCAAGACTTCCTCAGTCATGcctataaaacaagaaaatgttcAAATCTCTAATGTGGTTAACTTCAAAGACAACACATTTGaaccggttttttttttttttaaagatagttttcttgtttttcaatttgtttactCAAAAACTTAACATGGCTTTCCAGACTTCAGCTCAAGGGCTCGAAGAGTAAAACTATTTATTTTGCTACATCAAGCTTAAAGGAAATTGAGAACCCTAAGACATCTGAATTTGATTCTTTTGCtatattttgttttccagtgaCCCCTCTTGGATGAGTCAACAAGTTTCTTAAAAGGACCATTTTGCGGTATTACCTATTGGCCACATAGTACACTGTTACACAGTATGCTATGAAATTAAGAACGATGTTGCTGACCTTCAGTGATTTTGGAGTTCTAATTACAATGCAAATAAGCTCACTAATTAAGGACCTGCTAACCCATAGGGAAAAGACTGATCATTCTGATAGGTCACTGAGTTCTTTGCAAATTCActttcagaaaatttatttttccaccaAATAAGcaactctacatttttttttttaagaaagaaaacactgaccACATGGCCTTAATAAAATGttactattgggcttccctggtggcacagtggttgagaatctgcctgccaatgcagggcacacgggtttgagccctggtctgggaaaatcccacatgctgcggagcaactaggcccgtaagccacaattgctgagcctgcgcgtctggagcctgtgctccgcaacaagagaggccgcgatagtgacaggcccgcgcaccgcgatgaagagtggcccccgcttgccgcaactggagaaagccctcgtgcagaaacgaagacccaacacacccaaaataaataagtaaataaatacatttataaaaaaataaaataaaatgttactattTATATAggagtaatatatatattctgaggGAATTTTCCCCATGGAcaaatgcaagaaatgattattaTAGTCAAGGCTCACTATAGTCAccagaaagaacagaaatgtaATCTAGGAGTGCATCTCTTGGCCTCTGTCCTCCAGTATTGGATTTATTTCACACACAAGCTCACTCCAtgtaacaagaaaaaagaaaggtccaAGAACCATGAAATGTTTTCAGGTAAGAGTTCTATCAACTCTTATGAATAGATAAGAATTTACAGCCAATACATGAATCCATTATGTGCCACTGAGTACTACAAACATAACCTTAAAACATCTTTAAAGAGTTTAAGAATTAATTCACTGAATAAAAATTTAGAGCCTATGTTGCAATGAAGTAATTAGTTATAAGGCATTAAGAGTTATTCAACTAGTTTCCCTACTTCAAGTAGCACTAGACGAGATAAAACATGCATACACTGTGCACTGCAATAATGCAAAGTATAAAGTACAAACAACCAGTGAAGGAGCTGTTTCCAGGCTCGGTGATTAGGAAAGTTTTATAGGGAAGACAGACTTTGGCTGGACCTTGAGGAATGAGgttttcataaatatattctatatatgcTATAATGAACTTTTCTCTTGCTGAGAGAATGATACCACCTCACCTCCTACACCCTACAAGGTGCTGGCGAAGCTGTTGATTAGAGCGTCCTCAACATCCATGCACTCCCCCACATATATAAACACCATTGGTGTGCACGCAAGCACGCACACTTGCACACAGGAAAATGGCTGAGAGTATATCCAAGGCTGGCCAAAATCCCCACCTCTGATACACTAACTGGTTCAATGGTGGGTATGTAACCCAGGCAGGACTAATCAGAGTATTCTCAAAACTGATACACAGATGTGGAAAGTCTCTGCCTTTGGGCTCATGAGATTTTTGGCTTAGGGATGAAAAATGCCATCTTTCTTGTTACATTAAGATGGGCTGTGTGAGAAATGAATTCAATACCAGAGAACAATAGAGGCAAGAGATGCACTCCTAAAATGAGTCATATTTGGCTAGACTTCCTGCTCTTTTAGTCAACTGAGTCTCTTAGAGACTTAATGGTTCTACTAGGGATACACCAAAGTCCAGCCTCAGCCTCTAGAAGGCAAAAAGCCAAGTAACCACTTCAATATCATTTCTGATAACCCCTAATTTTGTGAGTGATCAGTAATCACATATGCTACCTTCATACCTATAATCCTGTATTTGCAGCTAACATAGCAAAAGAGCGGGGCTTATTAGTAACTAAATGTGGTGTGCTGACAAAATTGTGAGATCCTGTTAATACAGTAACCAAACTGTGTCTTGAGAAGGTAAGAGTTTCTTACATAATTGCTGTacatattttcttattctattcTACAGAAGATGCTGAAATCAGCATGTATGCAATGAAAGCcaaaatgcaaatggaaactcAAGATGTTCTTATGTTGAAAGCTAATTATTGTTTCCTagatgaatacatttttaaagaaatcatatgAGGGCACAAGTACAAACAAgtacaaacaaaaacataagaaataaaacatataagtGAGGGCAACAACTTTAAatctactttggaaaatattcaaaaagtatCATCTTCAAGCAGTATATGAAACTTTAGTTCATGAGACCACTTCAGTGAAATGAGCTTTACAAATCTTGAAgtccaaaaattgaagagaagtCTTTACCTTAGTCAGTTActatttgaaaggaagaaaagcctAGTAACTCAATTACATAACCAGCACCAGTATTATGGTAGAACTAGCCAAACAAGACCTTTGAAATAAGCATCTATTTAGTATCATCAACATGTAGAATGGGGACTGCAGGAAAATTTTAGCAAGTGATTCTGATGAGAAATTGTCGTTCCTGCACAatagaaagcttttaaaaactgaatatttaaatttttagaaaggccCTCAATCCTATTATTGAATCCTGGGGCAAGATATGTTCTGAGGCCAGAATTTTATGGGATTTAGAAATTTGTCAATTTTAGGAAGGTAATGCACTGtatgtactatatattttataaactgcCCAGGAAGGTTTCACTCAGAATGCCATTAACAAACACATATTTCTACAGCAAAACATACACATTTGTGTCAGACAAATAAATACTACAGGGGGCCTCAAACCCATTCAAGTTTTGCTGCCA includes these proteins:
- the LOC118882357 gene encoding 40S ribosomal protein S29-like; this encodes MGHQQLYWSHPRKFGQGSRSCRVCSNRHGLIRKYGLNMCHQCFRQYAKDIGFIKLD